GCCGCTGGCGGCCTTGAACGATGCCGAGCGGCGTCGGGCGCAGACCGTGATCGAGGACGGGCTGCTGACCCGCGACGGTGACCGTCTGATCCTCACCGACCCGGGTCGGCTGTTGGCCGACGCGGTGGTCCGGACTCTCCTTGATTAGCGGGGGTTCCGGCACCTAGTGTGCGGTTAGCCGCGTTTGCGATTGCCAGTGAACGTTTTTGCGGTGGTCATCCGTTGTATGTGCGACGACGACGGAAAGCGAGGCACACGCGGGTGTATCGGACATGACTGATCCTGATCAAGCCGCGGTACTGCGAGCGATCCACGACGCCCATAGCCAGGATCTGCTGCGCTATGTACTGCGCTTGACGAGGGGTGACATGCCGTTCGCGGAGGACGTGGTGCAGGAGTCGCTGCTGCGGCTCTGGCGAAAGCCGGAGATTCTCGAGCAGCCGAGCGAATCGGCGCGCGCGTGGCTCTTCACCGTCGCCCGCAACCTCGTCATCGACGACCGGCGCAGCGCCCGCTACACCCGCGAACTACAGAGCGACACCCTGCCGGAGCGGCCGTCGCTGGACGCGATCGGACCCGCGGTCGACAAGTGGGTGCTCGCCGACGCGCTCAAGTCGCTGTCGGCAGACCATCGCAACGCCATCGTGCGCGCGTACTACCTCGGCCAGACCGTGGCCGACATCGCCGCCCACGAACAGGTTCCCGAGGGCACCATCAAATCCAGACTTCACTACGCGCTGCGCGCGTTACGAATTGCGTTGCAGGAAAGGGGGGTTGCTCGTGACTGACGAACGACCCGACGACGACGTCGCCGAATGGGACGCCGCCTATGTGCTCGGCGCGCTGAATCTGGAGGATCGGCGCACCTTCGAGAACTATCTCGCCGCGAACCCGGAGCGGAACGCCGAGCTCGACGAGATCGCCGCGATGCCAGACATTCTCAGCGTCCTCAGCCGCGATGAGGCGCTCGCGTTGACCGACATCGTCGACAGCCCCGCGGAGGTACCCCGCGGT
The nucleotide sequence above comes from Mycolicibacterium moriokaense. Encoded proteins:
- a CDS encoding sigma-70 family RNA polymerase sigma factor, producing the protein MTDPDQAAVLRAIHDAHSQDLLRYVLRLTRGDMPFAEDVVQESLLRLWRKPEILEQPSESARAWLFTVARNLVIDDRRSARYTRELQSDTLPERPSLDAIGPAVDKWVLADALKSLSADHRNAIVRAYYLGQTVADIAAHEQVPEGTIKSRLHYALRALRIALQERGVARD